TAAGTAAGTCTTATAGCGGTCAAGTACGCGGATGATCTCATCTTCACGGGAAGCTTTTTGATACCACGATTGCACTAATAATAAGAGGTCTTGGCTTTCTGGCGTAAACAACCAGCTCATTGAGAAGGCTTCAGTTAATACCGTGATCTTTTCAATTTGCGACTGATAACGGGCATAGAAGTCTCCGCTATAGTTTTCAAGGATCACGCAGTCTTGTTTCTTTTGGTTCACTAAAGCAAATAGATCCGGAGTTTTAGCACTTTCGATCACTTGAATGAAAATGCTAGGGGACAATTGCGACAATCTTTGTGAAAGCCCCTGGAAGTTATCTTTATTAAGGATCGCGACCCTTTTGCCTTCTAGGTCTTTGATATTCTGAACTTGGGATTTCTTATGACAGTAAAGGCTAAGGTAAGATTCGTCATAGGCCGGGCTTGCCAAAAAGCCGCTTTTATTCTGCGGAGTTTTTAAGCGGGCCGCCGCGATATCGCCTTCCCCTTTAGAGAGGGCCCGCAAAACTGAGTCTTCATCAGGAAGAACCACGAACTTTACTTTAAGGTCATAGTAACCGGCAAAAGCTTCGATCAGGTCGTGGTCGATTCCGTAAGCTTCGTTCTTCTTTTTGGACTGACTATATATAAGAGGATCTTGGGTTGTAAGAACCAGCAGCTCACCTTTGGCTTTAACCTTGGCAAGACTTGCTTGTTCATCCCAGTAAATGGCGTCGCACCCATTCATTGCGATGGTCGTGATTCCCAAAAGTACGATTAAGGCACCTTGGGTTAATTTCTGTCGAAATCTTAAAATCATTCCCATATATATGGCCTTGGTATCTGATGGCGCGATGCAGGCGCAAGCTTAATGAACCCCCGAACACCTTAAGAATATGAAAAACAGCTACTTTTACAGGCAAACTGCGTCCCAGGTGGTAAAATCTACAGCATGCCGTTGGACTTACAGTATGGCGTTACGTCCCCAAATTTGTCTCGAATTTCTGACGCAAGCTCTCTGGTTTTTGCTTTCAATCAATCCAAAAAATCGCACCGTTGCGTTGATTGACACGAAATCCATCTTCACAGATCGTGTACGTCCACAGTCACTGGAGGGGTTTAGTGTCTGAGTTTTCGTATGTTGTTCCTAGAGGGTGGATCGAAGTTGTTGTCGGTTCTATGTTTAGTGGAAAGACCGAAGAGTTGATCCGTCGTTTGCGTCGTGCCGAATTCGCACGCCTGCAAATCCAAGTTTTTAAACCTATCATCGATAAAAGATATAACGAGATGGCAGTCACATCCCACGATTTGACAACCATCGACTCTTTGCCAATCCATGATGCTGAAGAGATCTGGAATCACTTAAAACCAGGAACGAAAGTTGTTGGGATTGATGAAGGCCAATTCTTTTCACAAAACCTAGTTCAAGTTGTGCAAGACTTGGCTGATCGTGGAATCCGCGTGATCATCGCGGGGCTGGATACTGATTGGCAGGGGAAACCCTTTGAACCAATGCCGACTTTGATGGCCATTGCTGAAAGTGTTACTAAGCAACACGCAGTGTGTGTGGTGTGCGGGGCGCAAGCTAGTCGCACCCAAAGAACATCTGGCGGCGACGGCCAGGTTCTAGTGGGAACCCACGATGCCTATGAGGCTCGTTGCCGTCAGCACTTT
This is a stretch of genomic DNA from Bdellovibrio reynosensis. It encodes these proteins:
- a CDS encoding thymidine kinase, which produces MSEFSYVVPRGWIEVVVGSMFSGKTEELIRRLRRAEFARLQIQVFKPIIDKRYNEMAVTSHDLTTIDSLPIHDAEEIWNHLKPGTKVVGIDEGQFFSQNLVQVVQDLADRGIRVIIAGLDTDWQGKPFEPMPTLMAIAESVTKQHAVCVVCGAQASRTQRTSGGDGQVLVGTHDAYEARCRQHFKPEVDKPTEDWKLKREEVFSV
- the mltF gene encoding membrane-bound lytic murein transglycosylase MltF; protein product: MGMILRFRQKLTQGALIVLLGITTIAMNGCDAIYWDEQASLAKVKAKGELLVLTTQDPLIYSQSKKKNEAYGIDHDLIEAFAGYYDLKVKFVVLPDEDSVLRALSKGEGDIAAARLKTPQNKSGFLASPAYDESYLSLYCHKKSQVQNIKDLEGKRVAILNKDNFQGLSQRLSQLSPSIFIQVIESAKTPDLFALVNQKKQDCVILENYSGDFYARYQSQIEKITVLTEAFSMSWLFTPESQDLLLLVQSWYQKASREDEIIRVLDRYKTYLSELDKRDIQQFFKKIRSTLPDYKDAFMDAAEEHGLPWQLIASVAYQESHWNADAVSFTGVRGLMQLTEDTALHVGIEDRNDPEQSIWGGSKYLRSLLDRTPSYLNSKDRLALALAAYNVGSAHLKDAQKLAVKMGRNPNSWKHLREVLPLLADPEYADQLEYGPARGYETVEFVERVKSFYNLMITSG